Proteins found in one Maridesulfovibrio sp. genomic segment:
- a CDS encoding glycosyltransferase codes for MKGSNVRVDLHVHSKYSTRPSQWILQKLDCPESFTEPLKIYDRAIARSMNMVTITDHNTINGSLEIAHLDNAFVSEEITTYFPEDGCKLHVLAYDITEKQHREFQKVRENVFELVPYLREQGIVHVLAHPLFAVNERLTPEHFEQALLLFNTLELNGTRDEMQNQALRTIVDNLTPERIDFLADKHGLAPYGKTPWVKGLTGGSDDHSGINIARVYTECVGVNTPQEMLKAVTECKGMVQGKAATPHTMAHNLYGIAYQFYKSHFDCTKLKRSVECFRYIDNVLDPGDKESPSILDKLQEFIYRQRSKKYFRTSDSVQAALLREANRIVESDERARNISCGFRYSPEELENEWFRFVGNATDKVLSGLGDKIINSALGANLFDVFHTIGAAGSLYTLLAPYFVSYGLFASERELARDCLNAFGHSDPLEGETKIAHFTDTFSDVNGVALTLQHQLDVARKHDKKLTVITCGSEGSSDQVVNFTPAGDFEFSEYPELSFKYPPFLRILSHCLESNYTLLHLATPGPVGLAGLAVAKLLKLPVHGTYHTAFPQYVRAFTDDTGLEDMAWKYMIWFYNQMDTVFVPSESTGDELIEKGVKPHKVKVYPRGVDINRFTPEKRNGFYNSRFKVKESVKLLYVGRVSREKNLDVLTDAFITVSSMRPELHLVVVGDGPYLEEMKGRLEGFPVTFTGYLSGDELSACYASSDVFVFPSATDTFGNVVLEAQASGLPVIVTDSGGPCENLIEDTTGLIVEAGNSDALSRAIVRLADHPELLQYMKKSARTYTEKRSFDAEFLKTWTMYEDLSKRSAVQ; via the coding sequence ATGAAAGGTTCTAATGTGAGGGTGGACCTGCATGTACACTCTAAATATTCAACCCGCCCGTCCCAGTGGATTCTGCAGAAACTGGACTGTCCGGAGAGCTTCACCGAACCGTTGAAAATTTATGACAGAGCTATTGCCCGGTCCATGAATATGGTCACGATTACTGATCACAACACTATCAACGGCAGTCTGGAAATAGCCCATCTTGATAACGCTTTTGTAAGCGAAGAAATTACGACATATTTCCCGGAAGACGGCTGCAAGCTGCATGTTCTTGCCTATGATATTACCGAAAAACAACATCGTGAATTTCAGAAAGTACGCGAAAATGTTTTTGAATTGGTGCCTTATCTGCGCGAGCAGGGCATCGTTCATGTGCTCGCCCATCCTCTCTTTGCGGTCAATGAAAGGCTGACCCCGGAGCATTTTGAACAGGCTCTTTTGCTGTTCAATACTCTGGAGCTTAACGGTACCCGTGATGAAATGCAGAATCAGGCGCTACGGACAATTGTCGATAACCTGACTCCTGAAAGAATTGACTTCCTTGCTGATAAACATGGTCTTGCGCCCTACGGAAAAACTCCGTGGGTCAAAGGGCTTACCGGTGGTTCTGACGACCATTCAGGCATTAATATCGCGCGGGTTTATACAGAGTGTGTGGGTGTGAACACTCCGCAGGAAATGCTGAAAGCTGTGACCGAATGTAAAGGAATGGTTCAGGGTAAAGCAGCCACCCCGCACACCATGGCCCATAATCTGTACGGCATTGCCTATCAGTTTTACAAAAGTCATTTTGACTGCACCAAACTCAAGCGATCTGTTGAATGTTTTCGGTATATAGATAATGTACTCGACCCGGGTGACAAGGAAAGCCCCTCCATACTCGATAAATTGCAGGAGTTCATCTACCGTCAGCGTTCCAAAAAATATTTCAGGACTTCGGATTCCGTACAGGCCGCTTTGTTACGTGAAGCCAACCGCATTGTGGAAAGCGATGAACGTGCACGAAATATAAGTTGCGGATTCAGGTACAGCCCCGAAGAATTGGAGAATGAATGGTTCCGTTTCGTGGGCAACGCCACCGATAAGGTCCTTTCCGGTTTGGGAGATAAGATCATCAATAGCGCGCTGGGTGCGAATCTTTTTGACGTTTTTCATACAATCGGCGCAGCCGGATCACTGTATACACTGCTGGCTCCGTATTTTGTTTCGTATGGACTTTTTGCCAGCGAACGGGAGTTGGCTAGGGATTGTCTCAATGCATTCGGACACAGTGATCCGCTTGAAGGGGAGACTAAAATCGCTCATTTCACTGATACCTTCAGTGATGTGAACGGTGTGGCCCTGACTCTGCAGCACCAGCTCGATGTGGCCCGAAAGCACGATAAAAAACTGACGGTAATTACCTGCGGTTCAGAGGGGTCCAGTGATCAGGTTGTGAATTTTACACCGGCGGGTGATTTTGAATTTTCTGAATATCCGGAACTTTCCTTTAAGTATCCACCATTCCTTCGGATACTCTCACATTGCCTTGAAAGTAATTACACCCTGCTGCATCTGGCTACACCCGGCCCAGTCGGGCTGGCCGGGCTTGCTGTGGCAAAGCTGCTGAAGCTGCCCGTTCACGGTACGTATCATACCGCGTTCCCTCAATATGTGCGTGCCTTTACCGATGATACCGGTCTGGAAGATATGGCATGGAAATATATGATCTGGTTTTACAACCAGATGGATACGGTTTTCGTGCCCTCGGAATCAACAGGCGATGAGCTGATCGAAAAGGGTGTTAAACCTCACAAAGTCAAGGTCTATCCCCGGGGAGTGGATATTAATCGCTTTACACCGGAAAAGCGCAACGGGTTTTACAATAGCAGATTTAAGGTTAAGGAATCGGTGAAACTTCTATACGTAGGCCGCGTTTCCAGAGAAAAAAATCTGGATGTGCTGACCGATGCTTTTATCACGGTTTCAAGCATGAGGCCGGAATTGCATCTGGTTGTGGTCGGAGACGGCCCCTATCTTGAAGAAATGAAAGGACGGCTGGAAGGGTTTCCGGTAACATTTACAGGTTACCTTTCAGGTGATGAACTTTCTGCATGCTACGCCAGTTCGGATGTTTTTGTCTTTCCTTCCGCTACAGATACGTTCGGGAATGTTGTTCTTGAAGCACAGGCGTCCGGTCTTCCGGTTATTGTTACCGACTCCGGCGGTCCTTGCGAGAACCTTATTGAGGACACAACAGGGCTGATTGTAGAGGCCGGGAATTCAGATGCCCTGTCACGGGCGATTGTGAGGCTTGCGGATCATCCTGAGCTGCTTCAATACATGAAAAAAAGCGCAAGAACCTACACAGAGAAACGCTCTTTTGATGCCGAATTTCTCAAGACCTGGACCATGTACGAAGACTTATCCAAGAGATCAGCAGTGCAATAA